Proteins encoded within one genomic window of Gordonia crocea:
- a CDS encoding DUF6670 family protein, translated as MAKPMSTAAARLIVDGVAPRLDRRITASREPYTGTPAMRPHVGANRWAWTHYGVFIPSLPAPHRFLNVMTLIGATGTELFDNTVSANASADARLATTVLSSTAHAAQHHYAGYDAAADGSFADDGSSLRWATDLAVERSGNRVSVAGRYDTFEIELDLSLTDQVSYFTHTPVYQHLSLLAPYRGAITDLVDDTTTTISGLGTVEYARCAGPQSLLRRPVGRLLRLPVDFFTYQIIQLDEVTQLLLTDVTARGAVAARTVHVRTVGGRADVFEDVTCDVELAAVPRLDPDGNAMRVPAGFTWIARRDGREVLRLECHVDDTLRYGHGNGYVGSYDYSGTYDGREVSGIGYLEWIDMRVTD; from the coding sequence ATGGCTAAACCGATGTCGACCGCCGCCGCACGACTCATCGTCGACGGGGTGGCCCCGCGGCTCGACCGCCGCATCACCGCGTCGCGCGAGCCATACACCGGCACCCCGGCGATGCGCCCGCACGTCGGCGCCAACCGGTGGGCCTGGACGCACTACGGCGTCTTCATCCCGAGTCTGCCTGCGCCGCACCGGTTTCTGAACGTCATGACGCTGATCGGCGCCACCGGGACCGAGCTCTTCGACAACACCGTCAGCGCCAACGCCAGCGCCGACGCGCGCCTCGCGACGACGGTGCTGTCCTCGACGGCGCACGCCGCCCAGCACCACTACGCCGGATACGACGCCGCCGCCGACGGGTCGTTCGCCGACGACGGGTCGAGCCTGCGCTGGGCCACGGACCTGGCGGTCGAGCGGTCGGGCAACCGGGTGTCGGTGGCCGGCCGGTACGACACCTTCGAGATCGAACTGGACCTGAGCCTGACCGACCAGGTCTCCTACTTCACCCACACCCCGGTCTATCAACATCTGAGCCTGCTGGCGCCGTATCGCGGGGCCATCACCGACCTGGTAGACGACACGACGACGACGATCAGCGGGTTGGGCACCGTCGAGTACGCGCGCTGCGCGGGTCCGCAGTCGTTGTTGCGCCGCCCGGTCGGGCGCCTCCTGCGCCTCCCGGTCGACTTCTTCACCTACCAGATCATCCAACTCGACGAGGTGACCCAACTGCTGCTGACCGACGTGACCGCCCGCGGCGCGGTGGCCGCCCGGACGGTGCACGTGCGGACCGTCGGCGGCCGCGCCGACGTCTTCGAGGACGTGACCTGCGACGTCGAGCTGGCCGCCGTACCCCGGTTGGACCCCGATGGCAACGCGATGCGGGTGCCCGCCGGCTTCACCTGGATCGCGCGCCGCGACGGCCGCGAGGTCTTGCGACTGGAGTGCCACGTCGACGACACCCTGCGCTACGGACACGGCAACGGCTACGTCGGGTCCTACGACTACTCGGGGACCTACGACGGGCGCGAGGTCTCCGGCATCGGCTACCTGGAGTGGATCGACATGCGCGTGACGGACTGA
- a CDS encoding oxygenase MpaB family protein produces the protein MFDLADYRSTDYGFFGPDSISWKLWTAPTALLAFQRSVVLEHFDPILTAAVADMGGIYDDPQRRLDATLAYFVTVATADSRTAIAASEHLMGVHAKATGIEPITGRRYSANNPASQLWIHVTGWHSILKCYEMYGPGRLSDEEVARYWAESRIAAELQTCDPADIPADRDEVRAYFERVRPGLCVTERAFRGMHYLLRSDGNANLRLRIGSRLMAPAVIATLPRWMREVGGFDQPGLVDAAWKPMVKAAVRATAHPAVAQRAILPLSPMTSAALAAHRAAGVPDNPVVVTPSQGRERYGTVNRRVAVG, from the coding sequence TTGTTCGACCTCGCCGACTACCGAAGCACCGACTACGGGTTCTTCGGGCCCGACTCTATCTCCTGGAAGCTGTGGACCGCCCCGACCGCGCTGCTCGCCTTCCAGCGCTCGGTGGTGTTGGAGCACTTCGACCCGATCCTGACCGCGGCCGTCGCCGACATGGGCGGCATCTACGACGATCCGCAGCGCCGCCTCGACGCCACGCTGGCGTACTTCGTCACCGTGGCCACGGCCGACTCGCGCACGGCCATCGCCGCCTCCGAACACCTGATGGGGGTGCACGCCAAGGCCACCGGGATCGAGCCGATCACCGGACGCCGCTACAGCGCCAACAACCCCGCATCGCAGCTGTGGATCCACGTCACCGGCTGGCACTCGATCCTCAAGTGCTACGAGATGTACGGCCCCGGCCGCCTCTCCGACGAGGAGGTCGCGAGGTACTGGGCCGAGTCGCGCATCGCCGCCGAACTGCAGACCTGCGACCCGGCCGACATCCCGGCCGACCGCGACGAGGTGCGCGCCTATTTCGAGCGCGTGCGCCCCGGACTGTGCGTCACCGAGCGGGCCTTCCGCGGCATGCACTATCTCCTTCGCTCCGACGGCAACGCCAACCTGCGGCTGCGCATCGGGAGCCGGCTCATGGCCCCGGCGGTGATTGCCACGCTGCCGCGGTGGATGCGCGAGGTCGGCGGGTTCGACCAGCCCGGGCTCGTCGACGCCGCGTGGAAACCGATGGTGAAGGCGGCGGTGCGTGCCACGGCACACCCGGCGGTCGCGCAGCGGGCGATCCTGCCGCTCTCACCGATGACCTCGGCCGCCCTGGCCGCCCACCGTGCGGCGGGCGTGCCGGACAACCCGGTCGTCGTGACGCCGTCGCAGGGCCGCGAGCGCTACGGGACGGTCAACCGCCGCGTCGCCGTCGGCTGA
- a CDS encoding MmpS family transport accessory protein, which produces MQQPTPRAKPRTRWMMIVVIAVLAVSALYVGRLRLSHIPDRAIGHAPTAPQVGVPRTKTIEYRVTGPAGARATVSYLVPGSGVTDEQVTLPWRTTLTTQDFTVAVGVLAQVHATGDASCAIRVNGTDRDVERNGNSEPVVNCAVPTA; this is translated from the coding sequence GTGCAGCAGCCGACCCCGCGCGCCAAGCCGCGCACCCGCTGGATGATGATCGTCGTCATCGCAGTGCTCGCCGTGTCTGCGCTGTATGTCGGCCGCCTCCGCCTCAGCCACATCCCCGACCGGGCCATCGGTCACGCCCCCACCGCCCCTCAGGTCGGCGTACCCCGGACCAAGACCATCGAGTACCGCGTCACCGGCCCCGCCGGCGCCCGCGCCACCGTCTCCTACCTCGTCCCAGGCTCCGGGGTGACCGACGAACAAGTCACCCTCCCCTGGCGGACCACCCTGACCACACAGGACTTCACCGTCGCCGTCGGCGTCCTCGCCCAGGTCCACGCGACCGGCGACGCCTCCTGCGCCATCCGCGTCAACGGCACCGACCGGGACGTCGAACGGAACGGCAACAGCGAACCCGTCGTCAATTGCGCCGTCCCCACCGCCTAG
- a CDS encoding winged helix-turn-helix transcriptional regulator yields the protein MSEQPAIPGRPVRGSDSGRPVMAAFDLLGRRWMLRMLWEMRLGSVRFSEFRNRIPEASPTTISQRLDELLEARIISRTKSGYRLTKHGAALLLALGPLELWAQSWGARFGDDG from the coding sequence ATGTCAGAGCAACCAGCAATCCCCGGGCGCCCGGTCCGCGGGTCGGACAGCGGGCGGCCGGTCATGGCCGCGTTCGACCTACTCGGCCGGCGTTGGATGCTCCGGATGCTGTGGGAAATGCGGTTGGGGTCGGTCCGCTTTTCCGAGTTCCGAAACCGGATTCCAGAGGCATCGCCGACGACGATCTCCCAGCGCCTCGACGAGTTACTCGAGGCGCGCATCATCAGCCGGACGAAGTCGGGCTATCGGCTGACCAAGCATGGTGCCGCGCTCTTGCTCGCCCTCGGACCGTTGGAGTTGTGGGCTCAATCGTGGGGGGCGCGCTTCGGCGACGACGGGTGA
- a CDS encoding TetR family transcriptional regulator has product MSVDTAARRERAAHLGPDRRRPLVLDTALKIAVDKGLSAVSIAAIAANMGVTRPVVYSCYPDRVVLLQALMERESSLLLESTLAALHTASGDDPDQAFVDGYAALLATVASRPESWRLVFDGRPDVELAKPVADVRHIISEASTRWIVPALQRWWGTEDLERKTPALIELFVSSCEAAVRVMLDPANDLTAEDLAPLYGAMMSAAYRAA; this is encoded by the coding sequence ATGAGCGTCGATACCGCTGCGCGACGAGAACGCGCCGCACACCTCGGGCCCGACCGTCGCCGTCCGCTGGTCCTCGACACCGCGCTGAAGATCGCGGTGGACAAGGGGCTGTCCGCGGTCAGTATCGCCGCCATTGCCGCCAACATGGGGGTGACGCGCCCGGTGGTCTACTCCTGCTATCCCGATCGCGTGGTGCTGCTGCAGGCGCTGATGGAGCGCGAATCGTCGCTGCTGCTCGAATCCACCCTCGCCGCCCTGCACACCGCCTCCGGCGACGACCCGGACCAGGCCTTCGTCGACGGCTACGCCGCGCTGCTCGCCACGGTGGCCAGCCGCCCCGAGTCCTGGCGCCTGGTCTTCGACGGCCGGCCCGACGTCGAACTGGCCAAGCCGGTCGCCGACGTGCGCCACATCATCTCCGAAGCGTCGACCCGCTGGATCGTGCCCGCGCTCCAACGATGGTGGGGCACTGAGGATTTGGAGCGCAAGACACCGGCGCTGATCGAACTGTTCGTCTCGTCGTGCGAGGCGGCCGTGCGCGTCATGCTCGACCCGGCCAACGACCTCACCGCCGAGGACCTCGCGCCGCTCTACGGCGCCATGATGTCTGCCGCGTACCGCGCGGCCTAA
- a CDS encoding MMPL/RND family transporter yields MTTTADAPAARPRFARFLYRFSAPVIGAWLLLIVVLNLAVPQLESVVIRKAQSFLPDSASSVQALTKMGTYFGSGERNGGGSNNFVYLLLEGQDRLGSDAKVYYQNVLQKLTSDTTHVSSAMDLWSDPDLAPVAESNDGKVAYALVNLHGNMGTALAMESTRVARETIAATSPPPGVQVHLTGPSAVVNDEMIAIADSMFLLVALSALLVTVILLIVYRSPITAAVPLLTVGAGLAVARSTIAVLAELNLLDVSIFAAALSAVVVLGAGTNYGIFLLGRYQENRRKGLSPEDSYYAALAGVQHIIIASALTVAGAMACLTATRLSMFSTAGLPCTIAIIVTLVAALTLGPAVLALLSRRGYAEPRGDEKSLRRWHRIGTSVVRWPVPVLAASLAVLAVAIAPLAFYAPSYNERKAQPSDSPANLGFTAADRHLAPNVMAPSVLIVESDHDMRNPADLIALAKMTDSVASIRGIDAVQGITRPLARPLDQGTLTNQIGYIGNRFTQMTTLLKHRIADLDSISTSLDELNTAVDGLADALAQGNAGAAQLASASQRLSTTTDTTMRKVDGLSRSIAPTRKALGATPQCRQNRDCRQALAGLSALDDLPALRSAIAELSAGAGSVSRALPTASQQIPVLRSALGQARAVIKPLKGTLSALLPQTTEITDFIDEVSKSFAAGSPGSFFFLPSQALESPLFKSGMPYFFSADGKVTRMVVTPEVEGFSREAMDISAEVIPAATSSLKGTSLAGSTVSIGGPGGTLLNIESFAHEDFIAIVVAAFAFVFCVVLLLLRSLVAAIAVIGTVTLSYLAAMGVSVAVWQGLLGHPLHWSVTPIAFSFLVAVGADYNMLLVSRFREEYGGGGGTGLIRAMVGTGSVVTTAGITFGVTMLAMLASDARNVGQIGTTVALGLLIDTLIIRSLVMPAVARLCGRWFWWPTKFFTMESRTSNG; encoded by the coding sequence ATGACCACAACAGCCGACGCCCCCGCCGCTCGCCCGCGCTTCGCGCGCTTCCTCTACCGCTTCTCGGCGCCGGTCATCGGAGCCTGGCTGCTGCTGATCGTCGTACTCAATCTTGCTGTGCCGCAATTGGAATCAGTCGTGATACGCAAGGCCCAGTCCTTCCTGCCCGACTCCGCGTCGTCGGTGCAGGCGCTGACCAAGATGGGCACCTATTTCGGCAGCGGGGAGCGCAACGGCGGCGGCTCCAACAACTTCGTCTACCTGCTCCTCGAAGGCCAGGACCGGCTCGGCTCCGACGCCAAGGTCTACTACCAAAACGTCCTGCAGAAGCTGACGTCGGACACGACGCACGTGAGCTCGGCGATGGACCTGTGGTCCGATCCCGATCTGGCGCCGGTCGCCGAGAGCAACGACGGCAAGGTCGCATATGCGCTGGTGAACCTGCACGGGAACATGGGCACCGCACTGGCGATGGAGTCCACCCGCGTCGCCCGCGAGACCATCGCCGCCACCTCCCCGCCGCCGGGCGTGCAGGTGCACCTGACCGGCCCGTCGGCCGTCGTCAACGACGAGATGATCGCCATCGCCGACTCGATGTTCCTCCTGGTGGCACTGAGCGCGTTGCTGGTGACGGTGATCCTGCTCATCGTCTACCGCTCACCGATCACCGCGGCCGTCCCGCTGCTGACGGTCGGCGCCGGGCTGGCCGTGGCCCGCTCCACCATCGCGGTGCTCGCCGAGCTGAACCTGCTCGACGTGTCGATCTTCGCCGCCGCCCTCTCTGCGGTGGTGGTCTTGGGCGCGGGCACCAACTACGGCATCTTCCTCCTCGGCCGCTATCAGGAGAACCGCCGCAAGGGCCTGTCCCCGGAGGATTCGTACTATGCGGCGCTGGCCGGCGTGCAGCACATCATCATCGCCTCGGCGCTCACCGTCGCCGGCGCGATGGCCTGCCTGACGGCCACCCGACTCTCGATGTTCAGCACCGCCGGATTGCCGTGCACCATCGCGATCATCGTCACCCTGGTGGCGGCGCTGACGCTGGGACCCGCGGTGTTGGCCCTACTGAGCCGCCGCGGCTACGCCGAACCGCGCGGCGACGAGAAGTCCCTGCGCCGCTGGCACCGCATCGGAACCTCCGTCGTGCGCTGGCCGGTGCCGGTGCTCGCCGCGTCGCTGGCCGTTCTCGCCGTCGCCATCGCCCCGCTGGCCTTCTATGCGCCGAGCTACAACGAGCGCAAGGCGCAACCGTCGGACTCGCCGGCCAACCTCGGCTTCACCGCCGCCGACCGCCACCTCGCGCCCAACGTGATGGCGCCCAGCGTGTTGATCGTTGAATCCGACCACGACATGCGCAACCCGGCCGACCTCATCGCGTTGGCCAAAATGACCGACTCGGTCGCGTCGATCCGCGGCATCGACGCCGTGCAGGGCATCACCCGCCCGCTGGCCCGCCCGCTCGACCAGGGCACGCTGACCAACCAGATCGGCTACATCGGCAACCGGTTCACACAGATGACCACCCTGCTCAAACACCGGATCGCCGACCTCGACTCGATCTCCACCTCCCTCGACGAGCTCAACACCGCGGTCGACGGCCTCGCCGACGCCCTGGCCCAGGGCAACGCCGGCGCCGCACAACTCGCCAGCGCCTCGCAACGACTCTCGACGACCACCGATACGACGATGAGGAAGGTCGACGGCCTGTCCCGGTCGATCGCGCCGACGCGTAAGGCCCTCGGCGCCACGCCCCAGTGCCGGCAGAACCGCGACTGCCGCCAGGCGCTGGCCGGGTTGTCGGCCCTCGACGACCTGCCCGCGCTGCGGTCGGCCATCGCCGAACTCTCCGCCGGCGCCGGTTCGGTGAGCCGCGCCCTGCCCACCGCGTCGCAGCAGATCCCGGTCCTGCGCTCGGCGCTCGGCCAGGCGCGGGCGGTGATCAAGCCGTTGAAGGGAACGCTGTCGGCGCTGTTGCCGCAGACCACCGAGATCACCGACTTCATCGACGAGGTCAGCAAGTCCTTCGCCGCCGGCTCGCCGGGCAGCTTCTTCTTCCTGCCCAGCCAGGCGTTGGAGAGCCCCCTGTTCAAGTCGGGCATGCCCTACTTCTTCTCCGCCGACGGCAAGGTCACCCGCATGGTCGTGACGCCGGAGGTCGAGGGTTTCAGCCGCGAGGCGATGGACATCAGCGCCGAGGTCATCCCGGCCGCGACCTCGTCGCTCAAGGGCACCTCGCTCGCCGGCTCGACGGTCAGCATCGGCGGCCCGGGCGGGACGCTGCTCAACATCGAGTCCTTCGCGCACGAGGACTTCATCGCGATCGTCGTCGCCGCTTTCGCCTTCGTGTTCTGCGTGGTGCTGCTGTTGTTGCGCAGCCTAGTCGCCGCGATCGCGGTCATCGGCACGGTCACGCTGTCCTACCTGGCGGCGATGGGCGTCTCGGTGGCGGTGTGGCAGGGCCTGCTGGGCCACCCGCTGCACTGGTCGGTCACACCGATCGCGTTCAGCTTCCTCGTCGCCGTCGGTGCCGACTACAACATGCTGTTGGTGAGCCGGTTCCGCGAGGAGTACGGCGGCGGTGGCGGCACCGGGCTGATCCGCGCGATGGTCGGCACCGGCAGCGTGGTCACCACCGCTGGCATCACCTTCGGCGTGACGATGCTGGCCATGTTGGCCAGCGATGCGCGCAACGTCGGCCAGATCGGCACGACGGTGGCGCTCGGCCTGCTGATCGACACCCTGATCATCCGTTCGCTGGTGATGCCGGCGGTCGCCCGACTCTGCGGCCGCTGGTTCTGGTGGCCGACCAAGTTCTTCACCATGGAAAGCAGGACGAGCAATGGCTAA
- a CDS encoding acyl-CoA synthetase, translated as MGMAQGNEKSDGQNRTLARQHALGDLPRRTALRVPDKVAIVDGDTRLTFAEFDDCIERTAGALAAAGLVKGDRLALLSHNCWQFAVLNFAAARAGVVLVPINFMLGADEIAFIVDHSGAVGFVAEDALVPTADAALAAAGDAQVRVRAVIGAGAEGWTDIADWLDYDGPAFTVAVGDDDPVRMMFTSGTESRPKGALLSGRSLMWQYVSCVIDGSMSADDVELHTLPLYHCAQLDCFLGVDVYLGATSILLPGPDPATVLRAIAEHRVTKFFAPPTVWIGLLRHPDFDGADLSSLRKGYYGASPMPVEVLKELQERLPDVQLWNFYGQTEMAPLATILGPEEQLLRPGSAGRPAINVETRIVDDADEPVAPGAVGEIVHRSPHATLGYYNDPAKTDEAFRAGWFHSGDLGYFDDDGVLYVVDRKKDMIKTGGENVASREVEEAIYTHPDVAEVSVFGISHPRWVEAVAAAVVAREGVELTAEDVIAHAREKLAGYKAPKYVVVVDALPKNPSGKILKRQLRDTHADLAAGDS; from the coding sequence ATGGGCATGGCGCAGGGGAACGAGAAGTCCGACGGGCAGAACCGGACCCTGGCGCGCCAACACGCGCTCGGCGACCTGCCTCGTCGAACCGCGTTGCGCGTGCCGGACAAGGTGGCGATCGTCGACGGCGACACCCGCCTGACCTTCGCCGAGTTCGACGACTGCATCGAGCGCACCGCGGGCGCGTTGGCGGCCGCGGGATTGGTCAAGGGCGATCGGCTGGCCCTGCTCAGCCACAACTGTTGGCAGTTCGCGGTGCTCAACTTCGCCGCCGCCCGGGCCGGGGTGGTGCTGGTGCCGATCAACTTCATGCTCGGCGCCGACGAGATCGCCTTCATCGTCGACCACAGCGGCGCGGTGGGTTTCGTCGCCGAGGACGCCCTGGTGCCGACCGCCGACGCGGCGCTGGCCGCCGCGGGTGACGCGCAGGTCCGGGTGCGCGCGGTCATCGGAGCGGGGGCCGAGGGTTGGACCGACATCGCCGACTGGCTCGACTACGACGGCCCGGCGTTCACCGTCGCGGTCGGCGACGACGACCCGGTCCGGATGATGTTCACCTCCGGCACCGAGTCGCGCCCGAAGGGGGCCTTGCTGAGCGGCCGCTCGTTGATGTGGCAGTACGTCTCCTGCGTGATCGACGGGTCGATGAGCGCCGACGACGTCGAGCTGCACACCCTGCCGCTCTACCACTGCGCGCAGCTGGACTGCTTCCTCGGCGTCGACGTCTATCTCGGTGCGACCAGCATCCTGCTGCCCGGGCCCGACCCGGCGACGGTGCTGCGCGCCATCGCCGAGCACCGCGTCACCAAATTCTTCGCCCCGCCGACGGTGTGGATCGGCCTGCTGCGCCACCCCGACTTCGACGGCGCGGACCTCTCCAGCCTCCGCAAGGGCTATTACGGAGCGTCGCCGATGCCGGTCGAGGTGCTCAAAGAACTGCAGGAGCGACTGCCCGACGTGCAACTGTGGAACTTCTACGGGCAGACCGAGATGGCGCCGCTGGCGACCATCCTCGGACCCGAGGAACAACTGCTCCGGCCCGGATCGGCCGGGCGGCCGGCGATCAACGTCGAAACCCGGATCGTCGACGACGCCGACGAACCCGTCGCGCCCGGCGCCGTCGGGGAGATCGTGCACCGCAGCCCACATGCCACCCTCGGCTACTACAACGACCCGGCGAAGACCGACGAGGCTTTCCGCGCCGGCTGGTTCCACTCCGGCGATCTCGGCTACTTCGACGACGACGGCGTGCTCTACGTCGTCGACCGCAAGAAAGACATGATCAAGACCGGCGGGGAGAACGTCGCCAGTCGGGAGGTGGAGGAGGCCATCTACACCCACCCCGACGTCGCAGAGGTCTCCGTCTTCGGCATCAGCCATCCGCGCTGGGTGGAGGCCGTCGCGGCCGCGGTGGTGGCCCGCGAAGGCGTCGAGCTGACCGCCGAGGACGTCATCGCCCATGCCCGCGAGAAGCTCGCCGGCTACAAGGCGCCGAAGTACGTGGTCGTCGTCGACGCACTGCCCAAGAACCCGAGCGGCAAGATCCTCAAACGCCAGTTGCGCGACACCCACGCCGACCTCGCCGCGGGGGATTCCTGA
- a CDS encoding CocE/NonD family hydrolase has product MTTAARSEESVKRRSTTNSVRFRDKIRRGGTVGVVLALSVLMAAWLGGTPDADGAVSGSDAVRGERWTRMHDGPQRYPGVHIDWDVPIRMSDGVVLKANVYRPVDRTGRVVRTPIPTIVNMTPYTKLIYMMLTSATEIPGLYDPLVNLFNRFNLFDLSGTPFSGIGSQIRMLTGGSGRTISVDPQLVRSGYAQVVVDVRGTGFSQGVWNGAGAREQKDMVEIARWAGRQPWSTKQIGMTGHSYGGVVALQAAQQPDTPIKAVFAGVPGSDVVRDVIAPGGGIAAGFIPTWVASVNTLKWLPDLKSIATGRFDWKWLSDRVSSPITFFDTLLRAFLTFDLRNIPPDVKKVIDPAGPFRKGIAGHLDRIKIPTFVVGGWQDLFVNSQSEVLSRVDVPLSQKKLVMGNWYHSTTGSGLGSAGAPPRMDVLQRAWFDRWLKGKRNGIDKYSPATLFQQGGAWTSASNFPRPGMTYQRQYLTGQRSGTTTGVVAYDGSLSPRPPRHGTAAVVSPGLSTVCSADAAQGTGGQMGVVDFCAKDARISEVAAATFTSAPVAGPTLISGQIAVHLNTKLDTTDGYWAVTLNDVAPNGQSTVVTTGQLTASLRKIDESLSSRSPSGDYSKPVPYLSLGDRAPVVPGRRTVVDIAFNPTDLVLQQGHRLRIDVFAANFPKGLMIPVLMLESQLRPQTILIDPRHPSYVNLPVSRPMPTAR; this is encoded by the coding sequence ATGACGACGGCAGCCCGGTCAGAAGAGTCGGTCAAGCGCAGGTCAACGACGAATAGTGTCCGGTTTCGGGACAAGATCCGGCGGGGCGGCACCGTCGGCGTCGTCCTCGCACTGTCGGTCCTGATGGCGGCCTGGTTGGGCGGAACCCCCGACGCGGACGGTGCCGTCTCGGGCAGCGACGCGGTCCGGGGCGAGCGGTGGACCCGCATGCACGACGGCCCGCAGCGCTATCCGGGCGTGCACATCGACTGGGATGTGCCGATCCGGATGAGCGACGGCGTGGTGCTGAAGGCCAACGTCTACCGGCCGGTGGACCGTACCGGCCGCGTGGTCCGCACCCCGATCCCGACGATCGTCAACATGACGCCCTACACCAAGTTGATCTACATGATGCTGACGTCGGCGACGGAGATCCCCGGCCTCTACGACCCGCTGGTCAACCTCTTCAACCGGTTCAACCTGTTCGACCTGTCCGGAACCCCGTTCTCCGGCATCGGTTCGCAGATCCGGATGCTCACCGGCGGCTCGGGCCGCACGATCTCCGTCGACCCGCAACTCGTGCGATCGGGTTACGCCCAGGTCGTCGTCGACGTGCGCGGCACGGGGTTCTCCCAGGGTGTGTGGAACGGCGCCGGCGCTCGCGAGCAGAAGGACATGGTCGAGATCGCCCGGTGGGCCGGTCGGCAGCCGTGGTCCACCAAACAGATCGGGATGACCGGCCACTCCTACGGTGGCGTCGTCGCGTTGCAGGCCGCACAACAGCCCGACACCCCGATCAAGGCCGTCTTCGCGGGTGTGCCCGGCAGCGACGTGGTGCGCGACGTGATCGCCCCCGGCGGCGGGATCGCGGCGGGCTTCATCCCCACGTGGGTGGCCAGCGTCAACACCCTCAAATGGCTGCCCGACCTGAAATCCATCGCCACCGGGCGGTTCGACTGGAAATGGCTGTCCGATCGGGTGTCGAGCCCGATCACCTTCTTCGATACGCTGCTGCGGGCCTTCCTCACCTTCGACCTCAGAAACATCCCGCCCGACGTGAAGAAGGTCATCGACCCCGCCGGGCCGTTCCGCAAGGGCATCGCCGGTCACCTCGACCGCATCAAGATCCCGACCTTCGTCGTCGGCGGTTGGCAAGACCTGTTCGTGAATTCGCAGTCGGAGGTGCTGAGCCGCGTCGACGTGCCGCTGAGCCAGAAGAAGTTGGTGATGGGCAACTGGTACCACTCGACGACGGGGTCCGGCCTCGGCAGCGCCGGCGCGCCGCCGCGCATGGACGTCCTGCAGCGCGCGTGGTTCGACCGCTGGCTCAAGGGCAAACGCAACGGGATCGACAAGTACAGCCCGGCCACCCTGTTCCAGCAGGGCGGCGCGTGGACCAGCGCGTCGAACTTCCCGCGACCGGGCATGACCTACCAGCGGCAATATCTCACCGGGCAGCGCAGCGGCACGACGACCGGCGTCGTCGCCTATGACGGCTCGCTGTCCCCGCGCCCGCCGCGGCACGGCACCGCCGCCGTCGTCTCGCCCGGGTTGTCGACGGTGTGCTCGGCCGACGCGGCGCAGGGGACCGGCGGCCAGATGGGCGTCGTCGACTTCTGCGCCAAGGACGCGCGGATCTCCGAGGTGGCGGCCGCGACCTTCACCTCCGCGCCGGTGGCCGGGCCGACGCTGATCTCCGGTCAGATCGCCGTGCACCTGAACACCAAGCTCGACACCACCGACGGCTACTGGGCCGTCACGCTCAACGACGTCGCGCCCAACGGGCAGTCCACCGTCGTCACCACCGGGCAACTGACCGCGTCGCTGCGCAAGATCGACGAGTCGCTGAGCAGCCGCTCGCCCAGCGGGGACTACAGCAAACCCGTCCCGTACCTCTCGCTGGGTGATCGCGCCCCGGTGGTCCCCGGGCGGCGCACCGTCGTCGACATCGCGTTCAACCCGACCGACCTGGTGCTGCAACAGGGGCATCGGCTGCGCATCGACGTGTTCGCCGCCAACTTCCCCAAGGGACTCATGATCCCGGTGCTCATGCTCGAGTCGCAGTTGCGCCCGCAGACGATCCTCATCGACCCCCGCCATCCCAGCTACGTCAACCTGCCGGTCAGCCGCCCGATGCCGACGGCGCGGTAA
- a CDS encoding acyl-[acyl-carrier-protein] thioesterase, giving the protein MTSNPAPHQPLGDRLDTAQYFEAQYRVRTGDIDQDMRVRLDSIARYLQDIANDNIEATEFWQSDPFWIVRRTIVDVIRPISWPATVTAQRWCGALSTRWTNMRVRMTAQHETNLFNPEPREDGLVETEAFWILVNDQGMPTRLSDAAFEMLSSMNTEHRLRWKSMNPEKAPAAGTEPDREHILRAVDYDPFKHLNNAAYLAVLEDEILAHPELIEGPHRLVIEYLRPIEPGARLTIRRVREGDELTLWLLLHKPDADPIVAATIWLGPLPTS; this is encoded by the coding sequence GTGACCAGCAACCCCGCCCCACACCAGCCCCTCGGCGACCGGCTCGACACCGCGCAGTACTTCGAAGCGCAGTACCGGGTGCGGACCGGTGACATCGATCAGGACATGCGCGTCCGGCTCGATTCGATCGCGCGATATCTGCAGGACATCGCCAACGACAACATCGAGGCGACCGAATTCTGGCAGTCCGATCCGTTCTGGATCGTGCGCCGCACCATCGTCGACGTGATCCGCCCGATCTCGTGGCCGGCGACGGTGACCGCGCAGCGCTGGTGCGGTGCCCTCTCGACGCGGTGGACGAACATGCGGGTCCGGATGACCGCCCAGCACGAGACCAATCTGTTCAACCCGGAACCGCGCGAGGACGGCCTCGTCGAGACCGAGGCGTTCTGGATCCTGGTCAACGACCAGGGCATGCCGACGCGGCTGTCCGACGCGGCCTTCGAGATGTTGAGCTCGATGAACACCGAGCACCGGCTGCGGTGGAAGTCGATGAACCCGGAGAAGGCGCCGGCGGCGGGTACCGAGCCGGACCGCGAGCACATCCTGCGCGCGGTGGACTACGACCCGTTCAAGCACCTCAACAACGCCGCCTACCTGGCGGTGTTGGAGGACGAGATCCTCGCCCATCCGGAGTTGATCGAGGGTCCGCACCGGCTGGTCATCGAGTATCTGCGCCCGATCGAGCCGGGCGCCCGGCTGACCATTCGCCGGGTGCGCGAGGGCGATGAACTGACGCTCTGGCTGCTCCTGCACAAGCCCGACGCTGATCCGATCGTCGCGGCGACGATCTGGCTCGGCCCCCTCCCGACCTCCTAA